Proteins encoded together in one Pedosphaera parvula Ellin514 window:
- a CDS encoding ABC transporter permease has protein sequence METSPQSSGTEAIAQATPLVASPTQMILKRLRGQRMAMLGAIILVILYLMALFAGFIAPYGYERQDRERLFEAPMALRIHGWRLVVQRYEPVGSFKFRPVPGEFEPVRFFVRGEKYKLFGFIPTNLHLFGTDDPKHPIYLLGTDQYGRCILSRLLYGSQISLSIGLIGIIIRFSLGMIIGGVSGYLGGKVDSVIMRFCELIMSIPALYLIMALRATFPPGLSSTQVYLLIIAILSLIGWASSARVIRGMALSLRERQFVLAAKTLGQSRRVIVLKHILPSTFSYVIVAATLSVPYYILGEVVLSFLGVGIQEPDASWGIMLNAAQNPEYLTNYPWLLAPGVAIFVTVLAFNFLGDGLRDAVDTKSQ, from the coding sequence ATGGAAACCTCGCCGCAATCCTCAGGAACCGAAGCGATCGCACAAGCGACCCCGCTGGTTGCGTCGCCGACGCAAATGATCTTGAAGCGGCTCCGCGGGCAGCGCATGGCAATGTTGGGGGCGATAATCCTCGTAATTCTTTATTTGATGGCACTTTTCGCCGGATTCATCGCACCCTACGGATATGAACGACAGGATCGGGAACGACTTTTTGAAGCGCCCATGGCCCTGCGAATCCATGGATGGCGTTTGGTGGTCCAGCGCTATGAGCCAGTCGGCTCTTTCAAATTCAGGCCGGTACCAGGAGAGTTTGAGCCCGTCCGGTTTTTCGTGCGTGGCGAGAAATATAAATTGTTTGGGTTTATACCGACGAATTTGCACCTTTTCGGGACGGATGATCCCAAGCATCCGATTTATCTTTTGGGCACAGATCAGTATGGGCGGTGTATTCTGTCGCGTCTTTTATATGGATCGCAAATCTCCCTTTCCATTGGGTTAATTGGCATCATCATTCGATTCAGCCTGGGGATGATTATTGGAGGTGTTTCCGGCTACCTGGGCGGCAAAGTTGATAGTGTAATCATGCGTTTTTGCGAGTTGATCATGTCAATTCCCGCCTTGTATTTGATCATGGCTTTGCGCGCGACCTTTCCTCCGGGCTTGAGTTCCACCCAGGTATATTTGTTGATCATCGCCATATTGAGCTTGATAGGCTGGGCCAGTTCGGCCCGGGTAATCCGAGGCATGGCGTTATCCCTGCGCGAGAGACAGTTTGTGCTGGCCGCGAAAACCCTTGGTCAAAGCCGGAGAGTAATTGTCTTGAAACATATTTTACCCAGCACCTTTTCATACGTAATCGTTGCTGCTACGCTCAGCGTGCCGTATTACATATTGGGCGAAGTGGTGCTGAGCTTTTTAGGTGTGGGTATTCAGGAGCCGGATGCGAGTTGGGGAATCATGTTGAATGCAGCGCAAAATCCCGAGTATCTGACCAATTATCCGTGGTTGCTGGCCCCTGGCGTGGCCATTTTTGTCACCGTTCTTGCTTTCAACTTTCTCGGAGATGGTTTAAGAGACGCAGTCGATACGAAAAGCCAGTAG
- a CDS encoding ABC transporter ATP-binding protein: protein MPLLEIKNLKLDFIAGSRNLRAVDDVSITIDSGETVCLVGESGCGKSVTALSIARLVPSPPAKYVGGEILLNGKDVLKMSKNEVRDIRGGVVSYIFQDPSASLNPVFRVGSQIKESLKLHRPEKATDAEVIRLLKLVGIPAPESRIKDYPHQMSGGMQQRVMIAMALASEPKLLVADEPTTALDVTIQAQILELLLDLKKRMGMSILLITHNLGIVGDIADRLAVMYAGQVVEMAPALDLLRRPLHPYTKALMNSVPKLNGTAERLTAIPGNVPSLGNFPIGCRFYPRCPSAAAHPECANTMPELIEVEPKRWVRCLYSKDL from the coding sequence ATGCCATTGCTTGAAATTAAAAATCTGAAGCTGGATTTCATTGCCGGAAGCCGCAATTTAAGAGCGGTCGATGATGTTTCCATCACCATTGATTCGGGCGAAACCGTCTGCCTCGTGGGCGAGAGCGGGTGCGGCAAGAGCGTTACCGCCCTCTCCATTGCGCGGTTGGTTCCCAGTCCACCGGCCAAATATGTTGGTGGCGAGATTCTGTTAAACGGGAAAGACGTGCTCAAGATGTCCAAGAACGAGGTTCGCGACATCCGGGGCGGGGTAGTAAGCTATATTTTTCAAGACCCGAGCGCATCATTAAATCCCGTGTTCCGAGTGGGCAGCCAAATCAAGGAATCGCTCAAGCTGCATCGTCCGGAAAAAGCAACCGACGCAGAAGTTATCCGGCTTTTGAAACTGGTGGGAATTCCCGCGCCTGAATCGCGCATCAAAGATTATCCGCATCAAATGTCGGGGGGAATGCAGCAGCGGGTGATGATTGCCATGGCCTTGGCTTCGGAACCAAAACTCCTGGTGGCAGACGAACCGACGACGGCGCTGGATGTCACCATTCAGGCGCAGATTTTGGAACTGCTGCTGGATTTGAAGAAGCGTATGGGAATGAGCATTCTTCTTATTACGCACAATTTGGGAATCGTGGGAGACATTGCGGATCGTCTGGCGGTCATGTATGCGGGACAGGTGGTTGAAATGGCTCCGGCGCTGGACCTGCTGCGCCGACCGTTACACCCGTACACCAAAGCATTGATGAATTCAGTGCCGAAGCTCAATGGTACCGCGGAGCGGCTTACGGCGATTCCGGGAAATGTGCCCAGCCTGGGTAATTTTCCAATTGGTTGCCGGTTTTATCCTCGTTGTCCATCAGCAGCAGCGCACCCCGAATGCGCGAACACCATGCCGGAATTGATCGAAGTTGAACCAAAGCGCTGGGTACGCTGCCTTTATTCCAAAGATTTGTGA
- the lepB gene encoding signal peptidase I, translating into MPESRQFLLILCIFLASIGSYFLISRFLIMAVEIKGVSMNPTLIDGDRYLLYRCTYFWRTPRKGEIVVIKDPQDHGLSIKRIVALPEDTVEIRRDGVYVNQYKLSEPYLSPSAVKASGETPVSPTKLGKNSYFVLGDNRSKSFDSRYYGAVQRHEILGYISK; encoded by the coding sequence GTGCCCGAGAGCAGGCAGTTTCTGCTCATCCTCTGCATCTTTCTCGCCTCGATTGGAAGTTATTTTCTTATCAGCCGATTTCTAATAATGGCCGTCGAAATCAAAGGTGTGAGCATGAATCCCACACTCATCGATGGCGACAGATATCTCTTATACCGCTGCACTTATTTTTGGCGCACCCCTCGAAAGGGCGAAATCGTGGTCATAAAGGACCCCCAGGACCATGGTCTCTCCATCAAACGTATCGTGGCGCTTCCTGAGGACACAGTCGAAATCCGCCGTGATGGGGTCTATGTAAATCAGTATAAATTGAGCGAACCTTATCTCAGCCCGTCAGCTGTTAAAGCTTCAGGCGAAACACCTGTATCCCCTACCAAACTGGGCAAAAATTCCTACTTCGTTTTGGGGGACAATCGCAGCAAAAGCTTTGACAGCCGCTACTATGGAGCCGTGCAAAGGCACGAAATCCTGGGTTACATTTCCAAATGA
- a CDS encoding fibronectin type III domain-containing protein, giving the protein MSATIQTAPPQITLVWPQDTSATPNSYTVYRKGLDDSAWGPGTLLPGISTNYIDGNVAYGQAYEYQIMKDASGYKGYGYAYVGIDAPLTESRGKLILVVDKTYATELESELAQLQQDMVGDGWVVVRQDVSRTNSVTTVKGLIQEQYDADPDNVQMVFLFGHVPVPYSGDIVPDGHPPNHKGAWPADVYYGDMDGSWTDNQINDAAADNSRNWNVPGDGKFDQSTMPAMVRLMVGRVDLANMPGKPSYDSPPTFPSELELLRNYLNKDHKFRHKLIDVPRRGLVGDYFGIHDGEAYAASGWRSFAPFFGAENIASLPDQGTWIPWLGNNQYLWAYGCGGGSFNSISGIGTQGQYDTGTTTDLVGADVKAVFTLLFGSWLGDWDSEDNIMRAVLATPSLGLTCAWSGRPHWFCHHMALGEPIGFSTRLTQNNGFTGLYQNQTNQDVAQIHIALMGDPTLRMHSVSPPGDLASTSDSSGVYLSWNSSSDSVVGYHVYRATDTNGPYLRVNDSLVMGNSYSDFNALAGTYSYMVRAVKLENTASGTYYNASQGIFSGVDSFSSGIPVVTISATAPYASRLAPTPGTFTLMRTGGLSADLAVAYTLSGTAQLWSDYQLSTGDMVGVIIIPAGSASVTLDVFPQSVWSPVEDRRLVIALNPDSNYQIGTPNQDTVFIAGNGVSNVSIHAYSDGIMLAWDSVVEGHYHVAYKMSLDDPYWTDMGVDVWANDSRANWFDSVPSDQQRFYCVFGFSSK; this is encoded by the coding sequence GTGAGCGCCACCATACAGACAGCGCCTCCACAAATTACCCTGGTGTGGCCTCAGGATACTTCCGCGACACCGAACAGCTATACAGTGTATCGCAAGGGGCTGGATGATAGTGCGTGGGGGCCGGGAACCCTCCTTCCTGGAATCAGCACCAACTATATCGATGGCAATGTTGCTTATGGCCAGGCTTATGAGTACCAGATCATGAAGGATGCCTCTGGTTACAAAGGGTATGGTTACGCGTATGTTGGCATCGATGCCCCGCTGACGGAGTCTCGCGGCAAATTGATTCTGGTCGTGGATAAAACCTACGCTACGGAGTTGGAATCTGAGCTAGCTCAGTTGCAACAGGATATGGTCGGTGATGGTTGGGTTGTGGTCCGTCAAGATGTCTCTCGGACCAATTCTGTGACCACTGTAAAGGGACTGATTCAGGAGCAATACGATGCGGACCCAGACAATGTGCAGATGGTTTTTCTTTTTGGCCATGTACCGGTTCCGTATTCCGGTGACATTGTTCCGGATGGCCACCCGCCAAACCACAAGGGTGCCTGGCCGGCGGACGTGTACTATGGAGATATGGATGGTTCCTGGACCGATAACCAAATCAACGATGCTGCGGCGGATAATTCCCGGAACTGGAATGTTCCCGGTGACGGCAAGTTCGATCAATCGACCATGCCAGCCATGGTTCGGTTAATGGTGGGAAGAGTGGACCTGGCAAATATGCCAGGAAAGCCAAGCTACGACAGTCCTCCTACATTTCCGAGCGAACTGGAGTTGCTGCGGAATTACCTTAACAAGGATCACAAATTTCGTCATAAGCTGATCGACGTACCGCGTCGCGGGTTGGTGGGGGATTATTTTGGAATTCATGATGGTGAAGCCTATGCGGCGAGTGGCTGGCGCAGCTTTGCTCCTTTCTTTGGGGCGGAGAACATCGCATCCCTGCCCGATCAGGGAACGTGGATTCCGTGGCTGGGAAATAACCAATATTTGTGGGCTTATGGATGTGGAGGGGGATCATTTAACAGCATTAGTGGAATCGGGACTCAGGGACAATATGATACAGGCACGACCACCGATCTTGTTGGGGCAGATGTAAAAGCAGTCTTCACGCTATTGTTTGGCAGTTGGCTTGGGGATTGGGATTCTGAAGATAATATCATGCGCGCGGTGCTGGCGACGCCGAGTTTGGGCCTGACTTGCGCGTGGAGTGGCCGTCCACATTGGTTCTGTCACCATATGGCACTTGGTGAACCGATTGGGTTCAGCACCCGTCTGACGCAGAACAACGGTTTCACTGGCCTTTACCAAAATCAGACGAACCAGGACGTTGCACAAATTCACATCGCATTGATGGGTGATCCAACGTTGCGAATGCATTCCGTGAGCCCGCCGGGCGATCTGGCAAGCACTTCGGATTCCAGCGGTGTTTACCTGAGTTGGAACTCTTCAAGCGACTCTGTCGTCGGTTACCACGTTTATCGAGCAACAGATACCAACGGCCCTTATCTGCGAGTTAACGACTCTCTCGTAATGGGTAACAGTTATTCGGACTTCAATGCGCTTGCGGGGACTTATAGCTACATGGTCCGAGCCGTGAAATTGGAGAACACGGCGAGTGGCACATACTATAATGCCAGCCAGGGGATTTTCTCCGGTGTGGATTCATTTTCCAGTGGAATACCAGTGGTGACCATCAGCGCCACTGCTCCTTATGCATCTCGTCTGGCTCCGACTCCAGGGACGTTTACGTTGATGCGAACCGGCGGTTTATCTGCAGATCTCGCAGTTGCGTATACTCTGAGCGGCACTGCCCAGTTATGGTCTGATTATCAACTCTCCACCGGTGACATGGTGGGGGTGATTATCATTCCGGCAGGTTCAGCTTCGGTGACACTGGACGTTTTTCCACAATCAGTTTGGAGTCCGGTGGAAGACAGGAGATTGGTGATCGCCCTTAATCCTGATTCAAATTATCAAATAGGAACGCCGAATCAGGATACGGTTTTCATTGCCGGAAATGGCGTGTCGAATGTTTCCATTCATGCTTACAGCGACGGGATCATGCTTGCTTGGGACAGTGTGGTGGAAGGACATTATCATGTGGCGTACAAAATGTCCCTGGATGATCCATATTGGACGGATATGGGTGTGGATGTGTGGGCCAATGATTCCCGCGCCAACTGGTTTGATTCTGTTCCGAGCGATCAGCAGAGGTTTTATTGTGTCTTTGGATTTTCCTCAAAATGA
- a CDS encoding ABC transporter ATP-binding protein codes for MSLLEVNNLKVHFPVKHGLFSRVHAFVKAVDDVSFSIKPGETLGLVGESGCGKTTLGRAIVKLVEPTAGNIFFEGEDIARLSGSELRARRRKFQMIFQDPYGSLNPRMTVGQIIGEAIDIHHLAENSSARQKRIAELLKSVGLDPIYAQRYPHEFSGGQRQRIGIARALAVEPKLIVCDEPVSALDVSVQAQIINLLQDLQQKHGIAYLFIAHDLAVVEHISRRVMVMYLGKVVELAEAKAIISAPKHPYTQALISAVPEVDPETKRKRIVLAGDVPSPINPPSGCPFHPRCPIAEFPKCQAEIPALREVTPGHWAACHFAK; via the coding sequence GTGAGCCTCCTCGAAGTCAATAATTTAAAAGTGCACTTTCCCGTCAAGCACGGCTTGTTCAGTCGCGTGCATGCTTTTGTGAAAGCTGTGGATGATGTCAGCTTCAGCATCAAACCCGGCGAGACGCTTGGATTGGTGGGGGAGAGCGGTTGCGGAAAGACAACCCTGGGACGTGCCATCGTCAAACTCGTTGAGCCGACGGCGGGAAATATTTTTTTCGAAGGAGAGGATATCGCGCGATTGAGCGGTTCGGAGTTGCGGGCCAGACGGCGCAAATTCCAGATGATCTTTCAAGATCCTTATGGATCGTTGAATCCCCGCATGACCGTGGGACAGATCATCGGCGAGGCGATTGATATTCATCATCTGGCTGAAAATTCTTCTGCGCGGCAGAAAAGAATTGCTGAATTACTCAAGTCAGTGGGATTGGACCCGATTTATGCCCAACGTTATCCCCATGAATTCAGTGGTGGGCAGCGTCAGCGAATTGGCATCGCTCGCGCCCTGGCTGTGGAACCCAAGCTGATTGTTTGTGATGAACCGGTCAGCGCGCTGGACGTGTCGGTACAGGCGCAGATCATCAATCTGCTCCAGGATCTGCAGCAGAAGCATGGTATTGCTTATTTATTTATTGCGCACGATCTGGCCGTGGTGGAGCACATTAGTCGCCGGGTGATGGTCATGTATTTGGGGAAGGTGGTGGAACTGGCGGAAGCCAAGGCAATCATCAGCGCTCCCAAACATCCGTACACTCAGGCTTTGATTTCAGCAGTTCCGGAAGTCGATCCTGAAACGAAAAGAAAGCGCATCGTTTTAGCGGGAGATGTGCCTTCACCAATTAATCCTCCGTCGGGTTGTCCGTTTCATCCACGCTGTCCGATTGCAGAGTTTCCGAAATGTCAGGCAGAAATTCCCGCATTGAGAGAAGTGACACCCGGTCACTGGGCAGCTTGTCACTTCGCGAAATAG
- a CDS encoding ABC transporter permease, which translates to MTFLPIVDRELRVTARRRGTYLTRMAMALIAIVLGVFVYVAGAGRPPQERGHVLFQALSFLCLLYCLAAGRRSTADCLSEEKREGTLGLLFLTDLKGYDVVCGKLAATSVNGFYGLLAVFPVLAVPLLMGGVTNGEFWRMVVVLINTCLFSLAIGVFVSSFSRDSRQAFGANFLLFLLLVAALPACAGAVAALGAPHRFIPELLLACPFYSFYLSFDAPYTGLKEHFWISLAVVHGLTWLLVVLACMIVPRFWQDKPAPAGRKRWRELRQAVNYGGAAKRKVFRRRLLDVNAIYWLASRARMKPLHVWLFLGLMGGWWISGWMSAGRLWLDVTTGVTMALIVNSALKLWIALEAGQRLAEDQKAGALELLLSTRLSVQDILRGQLLALRRQFLVPVLVVIVLELAFMWVAAGESPQFTAKILTMSIYGSVMLIADAVALSWVAMATALTAQSPNHASVSTITRVMIVPWLLLGAVAVIANILAWLGIPEPGWKFYLGWWFAFGVLADGVFGFTAHWQLTRNFRELALKRFSRNSSGSLGLAK; encoded by the coding sequence ATGACATTCCTGCCCATTGTGGATCGCGAGTTGCGTGTTACTGCGCGCAGGCGTGGCACGTACCTGACCCGCATGGCGATGGCCCTGATTGCGATCGTGCTTGGGGTTTTCGTTTATGTAGCGGGGGCCGGAAGGCCACCGCAGGAGCGGGGGCATGTCCTATTCCAAGCCCTGTCGTTTCTCTGTCTGTTGTATTGCCTGGCAGCGGGGCGGCGTTCGACGGCAGATTGCCTGAGTGAAGAGAAACGAGAGGGAACACTGGGATTGTTGTTTCTGACCGACCTGAAAGGGTATGACGTGGTGTGTGGCAAGTTGGCCGCGACGTCCGTGAATGGTTTTTATGGATTGCTGGCGGTATTCCCAGTGCTGGCGGTGCCGCTGCTCATGGGCGGCGTGACGAATGGCGAATTTTGGCGGATGGTGGTGGTGCTCATAAATACCTGTTTGTTTTCACTCGCAATCGGAGTATTTGTTTCCTCGTTCAGCCGGGATAGTCGTCAGGCGTTTGGCGCCAACTTCCTTTTGTTCCTATTACTGGTTGCCGCACTTCCTGCGTGCGCAGGGGCAGTGGCTGCACTCGGGGCTCCGCACAGGTTCATTCCTGAATTGCTGCTGGCCTGTCCATTTTATTCCTTTTATCTCAGTTTTGACGCTCCCTATACCGGGCTTAAGGAGCATTTTTGGATTTCGTTGGCGGTGGTTCATGGCCTCACCTGGCTGCTGGTCGTGCTGGCGTGCATGATCGTTCCCCGATTTTGGCAGGACAAACCAGCGCCTGCTGGAAGGAAGAGATGGCGCGAGCTTCGGCAGGCAGTGAACTATGGAGGAGCGGCGAAACGGAAAGTATTTCGAAGACGCCTGCTGGATGTGAATGCGATTTATTGGCTGGCGAGCCGGGCGAGGATGAAGCCGCTGCACGTCTGGTTGTTTCTTGGCTTGATGGGAGGTTGGTGGATCTCTGGCTGGATGTCTGCAGGACGCCTGTGGCTGGATGTAACGACGGGCGTGACCATGGCATTGATTGTGAATTCAGCCCTCAAGCTGTGGATTGCCCTGGAGGCAGGGCAACGGTTGGCGGAAGATCAAAAAGCAGGTGCTTTGGAATTATTACTCTCCACACGTCTGAGTGTGCAGGACATATTGCGGGGACAACTTCTGGCCTTGCGACGACAGTTTCTCGTGCCGGTGCTGGTCGTGATCGTTTTGGAATTAGCTTTTATGTGGGTAGCAGCCGGAGAATCGCCCCAGTTCACCGCGAAGATCTTGACCATGTCGATTTACGGGAGCGTAATGCTGATCGCGGATGCGGTGGCTTTGAGTTGGGTTGCGATGGCAACAGCGCTAACCGCTCAAAGTCCGAACCATGCAAGTGTAAGCACGATCACGCGGGTAATGATCGTGCCATGGTTGCTTCTGGGCGCGGTGGCAGTGATCGCAAACATCCTGGCATGGCTGGGGATACCGGAGCCGGGTTGGAAATTCTATCTAGGCTGGTGGTTCGCATTCGGGGTGCTGGCTGATGGTGTCTTTGGTTTCACCGCCCATTGGCAATTAACACGCAATTTTCGCGAGCTTGCCCTAAAACGGTTTTCCCGGAACTCATCGGGCTCCCTTGGGTTGGCAAAGTAA
- a CDS encoding OsmC family protein gives MSEHKAIICWKRTSPDFLKGRYSREHTWTFDGGTTIPASPSPSVVPVPYSNPAHVDPEEAFVASISSCHMLTFLYYAGKQGLVVDSYEDEAVGVMTKNEKGIPWVSAVTLHPKISYSGEKLPAPTDEALLHHLAHEHCFIANSVKSTITVAGF, from the coding sequence ATGTCTGAACATAAAGCCATTATTTGTTGGAAAAGAACCAGCCCCGATTTCCTCAAGGGCAGGTATTCACGCGAACACACCTGGACTTTCGATGGCGGAACCACAATTCCCGCTTCACCTTCTCCGTCAGTTGTGCCCGTCCCCTATTCCAATCCCGCGCATGTCGATCCGGAGGAAGCCTTTGTCGCCTCCATCTCCAGCTGTCACATGCTCACTTTCCTGTATTATGCCGGCAAACAAGGCTTGGTCGTGGATAGCTACGAAGACGAGGCTGTCGGCGTAATGACGAAGAACGAAAAAGGAATTCCATGGGTGAGTGCCGTTACGCTCCATCCAAAGATTTCATACAGCGGCGAGAAGTTGCCTGCTCCAACCGACGAAGCACTACTCCATCACCTTGCTCACGAACATTGCTTTATTGCAAATTCGGTCAAATCAACGATTACCGTTGCCGGCTTCTGA
- a CDS encoding DUF1559 domain-containing protein, with product MDMKIANKWIKTKEKFVAHDAKNKILGFTLVELLVVIAIIAILAGMLLPALAKAKEAGRRIGCVNNLRQLGLSLRLYADDNEGFYPPRSVTSRWPSALSDGYKTTNILVCPTDPHPQSYTADPVNYPFDAAPRSYMINGWNDYFSSALSTDDFAKYMAGTYPQGMKDAAVSHPSDTIAFGEKKSVSIDLSRQYYMDFDEGYGNDSDQIEKGRHSSVGFSNGSGGSNHAFVDGGARFLKYWEGLKPLNLWAVTDTGRTNYAFY from the coding sequence ATGGATATGAAAATTGCAAACAAATGGATAAAGACGAAAGAGAAGTTCGTTGCGCATGATGCAAAGAATAAAATTCTCGGCTTCACCCTCGTGGAATTGCTGGTGGTGATTGCCATCATTGCCATTCTGGCTGGCATGTTATTGCCCGCGCTCGCGAAGGCGAAGGAGGCCGGTCGTCGCATTGGATGCGTTAACAACCTGCGTCAACTCGGTCTTTCATTGCGGCTTTACGCGGATGATAATGAAGGGTTTTATCCGCCGCGTTCGGTGACCAGCCGCTGGCCCTCCGCATTGAGTGATGGGTACAAGACCACTAATATATTGGTCTGCCCAACCGATCCACATCCGCAATCATACACTGCTGATCCGGTTAATTATCCTTTTGATGCGGCCCCGAGAAGCTACATGATTAATGGGTGGAATGATTATTTTTCATCTGCTTTGAGTACAGATGATTTCGCCAAGTATATGGCAGGGACCTACCCACAAGGGATGAAGGACGCTGCGGTATCGCATCCTTCCGACACGATTGCCTTTGGTGAAAAGAAGAGCGTGAGCATTGATCTTTCGAGGCAATATTACATGGACTTTGATGAAGGATACGGCAACGACAGCGACCAAATCGAAAAGGGACGTCACTCGAGCGTCGGCTTTTCAAATGGATCGGGTGGATCCAATCATGCGTTTGTGGATGGCGGTGCAAGGTTCTTAAAATATTGGGAGGGATTGAAGCCGCTGAATCTTTGGGCAGTGACCGACACAGGCCGGACCAATTACGCCTTTTATTAA
- a CDS encoding DUF4097 family beta strand repeat-containing protein: MKTFRHKHAFRLICLLSASTLSLAAGCVYVHDSSYSYSSSDFTAVASQTRKGELPADLKILDVENHFGAVHVVATDNGPAQFTWKLTVHARTDVLASNALAVARCEPVRNGDRVQLILIPPDTADRLSYQSDLEIQIPKATALRTQNHFGATTIVGLAGDVEVEGQNGSVELRNLDGKVQAKTSFALLRVDTSGPASLKNQNGPIEAVNIHGSLDAETSFASLTARGVNGPVKLHNQNGRIEALQVKGNADLKTSFADLVAQQVEGDAALANQNGRISARDITGSVKAGTSFATLEVEGTGPSFICHDQNGSIHLRASSTDLAKIDAQTSFGTIEVSLPAGLKPAIQAHTSFAEIESDFPVLLKPKGQEVFADIEAGTPRVTLQNQNGGIRILREKATAAR; the protein is encoded by the coding sequence ATGAAAACCTTTCGTCACAAACATGCTTTTCGACTGATTTGCCTGCTCAGCGCGTCCACCTTGTCCCTCGCGGCCGGTTGTGTGTATGTCCACGATTCCAGTTATAGTTACTCCAGCAGTGATTTCACGGCTGTGGCCTCTCAGACCCGCAAGGGAGAGCTTCCTGCCGACCTCAAAATCCTGGATGTGGAGAATCATTTCGGCGCCGTCCACGTCGTCGCCACCGACAATGGCCCCGCACAATTCACCTGGAAACTGACTGTTCACGCGCGCACCGATGTCCTGGCATCCAACGCTCTCGCGGTGGCACGTTGCGAGCCTGTGCGTAATGGCGATCGCGTTCAGTTGATCCTCATCCCGCCTGATACCGCTGACCGTTTGAGTTATCAATCCGACCTGGAAATTCAAATTCCAAAGGCCACTGCCTTGCGCACGCAAAACCATTTCGGGGCAACGACGATCGTTGGCCTCGCCGGGGACGTGGAAGTCGAAGGGCAAAACGGCTCGGTTGAACTGCGCAACCTCGACGGCAAGGTGCAGGCAAAAACTTCCTTCGCTTTGCTAAGGGTCGATACTTCCGGTCCTGCTTCGTTAAAAAATCAAAACGGACCGATTGAAGCCGTCAACATCCATGGTTCATTGGATGCCGAAACAAGTTTTGCCAGCCTGACAGCGCGAGGCGTCAATGGCCCGGTTAAACTGCACAATCAGAACGGTCGCATCGAGGCCCTGCAAGTCAAAGGCAATGCAGATTTGAAAACCTCCTTTGCTGATTTGGTTGCTCAACAAGTGGAAGGCGATGCCGCATTGGCCAATCAGAACGGCCGCATCAGCGCTCGCGATATCACCGGCTCAGTAAAAGCGGGCACCTCCTTTGCTACTTTGGAAGTCGAAGGCACCGGTCCAAGCTTTATCTGCCATGACCAGAACGGGTCAATTCATCTGCGCGCCTCTTCCACTGATCTCGCCAAAATCGACGCCCAAACCTCTTTCGGCACGATTGAAGTGAGTTTGCCTGCCGGATTAAAGCCGGCCATCCAGGCTCACACCAGTTTCGCGGAAATTGAATCCGATTTTCCTGTGCTCCTGAAACCCAAAGGTCAGGAGGTCTTTGCTGACATTGAAGCTGGCACGCCGCGCGTCACCCTGCAAAATCAAAACGGAGGCATCAGAATCCTGCGCGAAAAAGCCACCGCTGCACGTTAA